DNA from Triticum aestivum cultivar Chinese Spring chromosome 7D, IWGSC CS RefSeq v2.1, whole genome shotgun sequence:
cctatgactcaaataaagtaaagaagaacaacgaaatgaatactacgtcttcactttgtcttcgacttccattcgctgcagtcaatttcttcggTCGACCATACCGAAACATATGCTTCGCTTCAGCAGTAAAGCTTCGAGGGGTTAATTCCTTCACATCAAACTTCTCGTCTATATAACTTCGTCAGATTTAGCTCGTTCTTCTTTGCAACGCAGATATACTTCGGTGATGTTCCTCGAACTTACCACTGGAGATATCATTCTCTTCGGTTGTGTGTGGACTATTTCTttttgtgtgcactagcaaacaaatcggTCCATACCtatttctgtcaacaatctccaaaacacaaggtaggAAGATATTGCACCAATACCTTACAAGAATGTCAAACAGTGCACTTCGATATAAACATTTGTGTTGTTTTGGAAAGAAACATAAAAAATATAGGACAGCATTCTTCGGATAGTCCATAGTTGATGCGTGAGCTAATATTATCGAGTCATAGAACTCGTGTCGCACGTTTAGTTTGGTGTTAGAACTTTAATAATACGATTTTATGCTCATCTAACTTAACTCAAGCATACAAGCATACAGATACATTCACAATACGCATATGCAGGCATATCTATGCGTATGGCCCCACTTGTTAGTGAGTGATGGCACTATGCGCGACATATTTTTACACAAAACATCCTTATAATTTTTATATTTGTTGAAAAAGTCAACAATCACGACGCACGTTTGCACACAAATCCCTCACatattttatttacagaaaaaCAAACCACGATAGTGTAAATATATGCGAAAATTAACAAAAAAATGGGTACCCAGGACTTGAACCCGCGACCAACTGAGTTAACACGGGACGGTCTAGCCGTATGGATAACGAACatatttttttcgagagtacgccaaaagcgtaccttagctttatagaagagagAAAATAATCACAAGAGGATATCAGAATGCAGGCCTCGCCCACGGCAAGCCTACTCTCCCTTACTCCGAACCACCTAGCGGACTACTCACTACCTGTTTGAATGATAACGAACATATATGCGAGAGAATATCATACGAAAACCAAGATTCAGTGGAAACCGATGAAAACCATGCAAAAACGACATTTTAAAGTGTCAAAACATCTAAAAAACAAGGGATGTTAAAAGGGTGGTGTTCTATTGTCGTGCATAATTTCAAGTTCAAACACATTACgggatgtgagctatgaaaaaacAAAGCCAACATTGAATAGTGCGAAACAGTAGTGTCACTATTCATTgtcgaatttgtctttttcatagcttgCAAACCATAACATGTTTTTACTTGAAATTTAACATAGCAATAGAACATCATTCTCTCAAAATCCCACATTTTTTTAGATGTTTTTGAAACTTTTGAACATggtttttatgaagttttcattgaatgttggtttccgtatgatattctcccCATATATGTACTGAACGAGGACTCGGATGGAGCTTAAATGGGATGTCTATGCTTCATTTTGCACGCGCTATTTTTTAAAAGATATTTATAAACCGTAAGTAATAAAGCTATGTTCAAATATTTTGCGTGCTAAAAATATTATCCATACAAACAATgattctatacctactaataaagtgtGTTCTCATTTTTTTTCATCCTTTCAcccatattattattattattgggcCACGTCTATGATTCTTCCTATTGGGCCATTGGGCCAGCATTCGATTCTACCATTTTTTCCTTAATTAATAGCACCACTTTGCTAATTTACACAGGATCCCACCAATTTATATATGGCCTAAATAGACAATGAACAAGCCTCTTTGGAAATAAACATAACAAAGGGTGAGGTGTGGCTATAATCTGGCAATGACGAACCCAGTAAAGAAGGAATGAAAGTTATGTGGAGGATTGAGGTGTGTGGCTATAACATATGAATATTTCCTCTCCCATTAATATACATTGGCCAGACGTTAGACTTCTGAGTGAAGCAAGGACGAGCTCGGGATGGCAGCGTAATGTATCAAATAAAAAATCTGGACCTGTGAAATCTTGAACCACGTGTGATACTTTTTttcgttgcaacgcatgggccatTTTGCTAGTAGTAAATAAAACATTTAAATAAAAACTTGTctattatatatataatatttagTAAAACGTAAGTTGTAAAGAAATTTGTGTAGTTTAATGTTTGTGTGTTAAAAATATTGTACATACAGACGATGATTAGTAAATAAAAACTTTTAAATATAAACCTATGTATTATATAAAATTAtttagtaaaatattttataaacctgATATTATAGAAATATGTGTGTTATATAAATGTGTGCATTACATATTTGGTTTTCAAaattacaattcaaaaatattattttaacCATACAAACATTTCAATACTTACAAAGTTATTTGTATAGTTTAATGtttgtatataaaaatattcatgatttagaATTTAAACTATTAATCTGGATATTCAATTGTAGTTAATATTTAAATTATTTAATTTTTTGAATATAAGACATGAGTAAAAACTATACACAAgtgaataaaaataaatatttagtAATTGTTTGTATTCATCATTTTGTAGAATTTAAAATATAAGCCACAAGTGTGTATTTTTGGATAAATAAAAATACTTCTTTAATAAAAAATTCAATGTCCATATTAACTAAATATTTTTTATATAATACACAagtttatatttatttatttttcatttacTAATCATCGTTTGCATGTATAGTATTTGTGACACAAAAATACTTGAACATAATTTTATTACTTATGTTTTACAAATACCTTTAATGTTTTTATTAGTTACGTTTTACTAAATATGGTTTAGATAATATATAGGATTTTATTTACATGTTTTTATTTACTAGTCATCGTTTGTATGTTTAATTTTTTTTCACACAAATATTTGAACATAACTTTATTCCTTACGTTCTACAAATATCTGAAAAAATAGCACACGCGAAATGGGCCGCAGTATCCGCAGCCTACTTAAGCTCCACATGAGTCCTTGTTCAGTATATGTAAGTTCGTTATCCATATTCGAGCAGTTGGTCATGGGTTTGGGTCTTGGCGGACCATTTTTTGGTGTTAATTTTTGCATATATGTGCACTACTGTAGTCTAGTTTTCTGTCAATCAAAAAACATGAGGGGGTTTTGTGCAAAAATGCATCGCAGTGGTTTGCTTTTTTTTAATTAAAAATATGAGGGTGTTCTGTGTAAACAAAAACTACATCGCGCCAAGCGccatcactcactgacaggtggggccataACATGGTCACGCCTGCATACCGGTGTACACATATTGTGATCTTATTTGTACGCTTGAGTCAAGTTAAGTGGCCATAAAACCGTATTTTCAAAGTTTTACCACCAAACTGAACATGGGATGCAAGTCTATGATTCCCGGTAATATTACCTCTTGAGGCGCCGGCTTTGttcattcttttctttttctttttcttttatttttttatttctttccatTTTTTTGTGGTTTTGTTTGTGTGGttttccttgtctttgttttcTATTTTCCCTTTTATGTTTCATCAACTTTAATTTTCatgcatttttatattatttctattttagaCGAATACTTATAAAATTTTGTGAACATTTCTAAAATCCACATAAATATTTCATAAATTAGCATCAAAGTTTCCAACTAATTCATTAAATTTTCAAAAAAGAAAGTGTTGTCAATATCAGTAAACAACTTTCTGAAATTTCCAAATAAAAGTTTCGTCAACATATGACTTTCTATTTTTAAACCGCTTTTATCAGAGTATTCAATTTAAAAAACAAACAAACGCAATGATAGATGGTGCCGGCCCACTGGTGCTTTTTTTTCTAGGGGCGCCCACTGGTGGTGCTGAGGGTGCGCAACTGGCCGGTGCGCGGAATAGGAGGTCTCAGTACAAGCTCAGCCCAGAATGAATGGAGTGACATGCGCCGACACATCTATAAATAGCCTGTGACGAGCCCAGGAGCCAGTTTTAGCTGGCCCACCGGCCTAAGAGGAGATACACAAACTTTCAAACTACCCCTACAAAAACTTTCAAACTGAGAGTATGCAAAGCATGCATACCTACCTGCCATAATGTGCACGGCAGTTCAAGTGGGGATGATCATGCATAGTCATCATCACCAATTCATCACTACTACTATTATTGTCTAGCTTGGGACCAAACCGAACTACCAGTAGTTAGCAACTAAGAAATGACAAAAGTGTAGTGGAGTATTTCCAAGTCATTCCAACACAAGAAAGAGAGTGACAACACACGGCACCAATCATGATCCACCTAGATTAATTAGCACACGAAAGCAATCACCAAGTTATTAAGGGGAGTAAGGTTTTTTTTCAGGGGAATTAAGTAAAGTCTTTTTTTTGCTAGACAGTGACCTAATTAAAAAAAACAAGAATCAAAATGGACCCAACCCAACCCATGCAAGTCGTCCATGTCCCCATGTGGTGGGTTCGGCCTTTGGGCCTACTCGATCATTATTCGCTCTATCTGCCTGCTACTAATTCACATCAACATCATCCACAACAACAAAATAAAAAACACAGAAATTTGACACTTATTGGTAACTAAATGTTGTCGTGTGCTTAATGAGATGTAATATATGGGCTTAATTAGCATAGCATATAGTAATAGAATCCGGGCTGATTAACCAGCTTGATGACATAAGAGAATTGAGGAGGAAGGAACAAGTGTAGGGTAGCTAGCACAATGCAGAGCTGGATGTCCCAACAACAATGTCATCCAAGAAAGCACATTATATTCGCTCCAAGATGAGCTAGCCAGCCAGCGTATTATACACAAAAGGGCAGGCCAGCAACAACAGCATCGGACCGCATATAACAAACATATAAATATATAATATATGATGAAATGAAGCAGCAGCAATGTTGCATTGGCTAGGTCAAATCAAGAGACAAGCATAAAGACAATCATCTTCCTTTCTTTCATTCCTCCTAGGCCTGCAATGTATGTAGTATATGTAGATTCTTCTCTCCCACACGGAGGAGTGAGTACAAATGTGCTAAATAATCAATTAACAATGTCGATCTTGTCTCACAACGGAAAAGAGGGTGCTAATGTGGGAACAATGAGCAATGTACTATGCGAATTTCGCAATCGACCGATCGATGTAGAGATTACTGTTAATTAAGCGgtattttttgtaaaaaaaatccatCAGAAAAATGCTTCTAGGACTAGCTGCTAGAGTCATGTACCTACCAAATGCTGGTATGGCCTATTGGTATGGTGagatgggaggagagagagagagagagagatgaggggGAGAGGTTGAGATGTACATGTCGCTTACTCCTTCCATTCCATTCCATGGTGGTTGGCTTCTCTTTCTTGTTGGGCGGTGCTATCTTTtctcatttcttttttttcttcgtctTTCCTTTCTTGATATGTGAGGAGTAGGAGTTCTTCCTTTTTGCGTGCTCTTCCTTCCCATGGCATCTTTCCTGGCACTGCCGTTTCACCTTTTGATCATGGATGGATTGGATGGGCGGCATTGGTCACGAACCGAACGGCGCCCGGTGGGGTGTCCCCTTCCGCCGCCGACCCTGGGGCCGCGCGCCGTTCTTGCTGCCGCCGGCCTCGGcctcgctgccgctgccgccgccgccgtcgacattGCCGACGACGGTCgccccgtgcccgtgcccgtgcccatgcGTCTTGGTGTCCACCAACTGCATGCGTGAGCGTGTCACGGAGGAGAAACGGATTAAACGTGAACGAACCAATCGGACGAACGGCATTGGCATTGTGCCGAAAAGAAAAGAATGATTGAAAGAAGGGAAATCATGCAATTTATCTTGAGCGGGCAGAGCAGAAAAGAAGGGTAGGTGTACCTTGCATCCGAGGGAACAGAAGCGGAAGGGGTCGAGCAGCGCGCGGCCGCAGATCTCGCAGTTGTAGGGAGACGCGGCGGCCTtccccgcggcggcgccggcgccgcgcGGCTGGGGCCGCTCGTTGAGGAAGAGGACCCTGGCGCTGTTGATGACGTAGGTCTGGACGCCGGCGATGTCGAGGACGTCCTCCACCTCCGTGACGCGCACCACGTCGTGGTAGGACGACCGCCGTATCTGCTTTCCGAGCCCAATGCCGGCCAAGaaacagaggagaggagaggagggatcATTCAAAACGCAACCTTTTTTCTTTTCCCAATCAATcaacaagagaagagaagagaagagaagagaagagaaggagtgGCATTGGCACCTGGATGACCCGGTGCGACGTGTGGCGGTGGGAGCGGCAGTAGTAGCAGAATGCGGCGGGCGTGGCGCGGCAGTCGATGCAGAACATGTTGCACTCGTTGCGCGGGGAGCCCGGGTGCGCCGCGCAGGCCAGGAAGAAACGGGTTCCCAGGAGCGCCTCCAGCCAGCCGGGCACGCCGGACCCCGAGCTGTCGTCCTCCGACGCGGGCGGCGCCACCCGCCGCATCATCATGCCCACGCCCACGACCACGACCAAGAGCGACCCGCCGCCGGGCAATGCCGCTGCGCTAACTAACAGGGGGAGAAGAGGGAGAAGCAGGAGTAGCGTTTGGTGTTTGGTTTGGTGGCTTCGCTCCTTGTTCGTTTCCTTGGGCCGGGCGGCGTGTTAATTGGCGTGCGTTGCCTTctccgctcgctcgctcgctctctgtttctctctctttcTTGGAGGGATGGATGGTCACGTGCGGCGCGACTGCTTGAttgctccctctcccctcccagcactagtagtactagtaccacCAGCACTGTAGAAGTAGTGGTGCTATCTATATATGCAATGTCGGTGAGGAGGTGAAGCTGAGGTCCGTCAGAAAGAGAAAAGCAGAAATTTCCACGAATATCACACTCACcgatgtggattcttcttcccatcCTTCCTTGTAGCAGCGGCAGGTCATGGTCGAGGGAGGGCCGTGTGATCATGATTGGACACCGATCCCTATGCTATGCATCTTCTCCTCCTTCTAATAGTatgttacacacacacacacacagagagaggttTCGAGTGACAATCTGACAGAAGATGCAGTTGGTGTTGTTGTTGGCATGGACCGCTTCGCTGCTGGGCAGGCCCAGGCCCAGGCATACAAAGTTGCTTTGAGGTTGCCGTAAAGCGAGCTAGCGGTTCCAGTCATTCCTTCATTCAGCTAAGCAAAAGCCAAGATACATACAGTCATCGGGTTAAAAGGAAACGGAACGAGTGGCTATCTTTCAGGAGGATTTGTCGGGTTTCTTCCTTTCCAGTAATCACATTCCACATGCTACGTTGCTCATCCTTGACGGAAGCCGATGCTTCCAAGCAAGCAGAACCAGCTTGCTCCGTTTGTCCATTCATGCCTGCCTTCCTTTCGGACTAGCTGTCTCTTCAACAACTTGCATGCTCTAATAACCATTTTCTTTCCTTGATTTTCTTCTCTTTTTCACTCTGTGCATCCACTAATGCAGAGGCAGCGGGTTTCAACCTCCTTTTCGGGAAGAAGAAAAAAATCCCCTTTCTTCCTTCAGGGTTAATTAGTGTGCACTTTGATTCAGGATGTTTAATCACAAAGGTTATTTTAGGAGGTGTGTATAAAAATATAGTGTAGTAATCGTGATCATGAATCACCCTAAGATATGAGGATCGTTTTTGGACCAATTGAATTAACGCCGGCCACTACTAGCTACCTGTTGATACTGCATCGATCGTCATAATGAATTCCACTCATGCATGCTGACTGTATCTCTATTTATATGTGCACGGCTCAATACAACACAATAAGGACCACATCAATACGTGACACCGGCCGCCCGACTGCTAAATACAAAGTGAAGCTGACCCATCACCACATCTTTTTTCTTTATAATTAACAGCATCCATAATCGGGCTGGGCAAATTCTGCTGAAGAATTAGGCAATTACGCGATTAATTTCAGAATATTAATCAGGATTAAAACTATTACTAGCATGCGACAGTCTAGTATACTCGGGCCGTCTCCAGAAATTCGAGGCACTCGGCGAAAAAACAAAATGTGGCCCGAAATTTCAAACAATTCACATAACAAAAGAACTAATATTCGTAAAGCATACTCTCACTTTATTATATATTTTCAAATCTGTTTATTTGTACCTTATTTAGGCATGATCAAATACTAAAGCTCAAAAGGTAAAGGGATAGCAAAGCAATAAACTAACCTCATGTTCTACCAAAAAGGAGCATCCGTCTAGTACTTCTTGAAATAAAATCTTCAATCATATCTTTGTACTTTATCTTCTCCAAGACATCATTTTCAAGTGCTATTGTCGCCAATCCATTAAGTCTCTCTTGTGTCATAGTAGCCGCAAGTATAACTTTAAGAACTTGAGTTTAGAAAAACTCCTTTCAGCAGATGCAACCATCACAGGAATGGTCAACAAAATTTTGTATGCAATAACAACATTAGGATAGATTATGGGGCGCTTCTTCAAATAATTCAGAATGTCAAGAGGACCCATTGATTTATTAAGTAAATCATGGATGAAAATTAGCTCGCAATGCAATTCAAGTCCATCAATATCTGTATGTTCTCCACTCTTAACTGCGTCTTCAAGATTAACACAAGCAGCCATCAAACTCTTGTCATCTAGTGATCGCAGCCTATCTGAAGTAAACAAGAAACCAGATATCTTTTCATACCCCTCATATTGTTCAGATCTAATGGTAAGTGAAGTTATGGCTTGAGTCAACAACACGTATAAAATAATTGACCCTAAATGACTCCTCTGCAGATTGTGAATCAATAGATGCATCATCTTCACACTCATCAAATTGCTTTTTTCCTTTTGATTTTACGCTTGGTGCGGAACTCCGGAAGAATATCCATCTCCAATGCAATCTTTTTCGCAACTTCCAATGCTTTTGGAAAGCCAGTTTCTCTATACTTATTGAAAAAGGAAAGCAAGCCTTTTACATATTCAATTGCAATATCAATAAGCATATCCTTTGGTTGAAACTCTTTGCTAATTAAATTAACATCGGATAATATTTCATACCAGATGATGATTGATAATAAAAAATCAAAGCCACCAAGTTCATTCTCCGTCAATGATTGAGCTTCACTTTGTGTCGAAGAATCTTTATCACTTTCAGCCACTTGCAGTAAGGCATCCCTTATTTCTGGTAGCTGAAACCTTATAGCCTGAACGCTATCAACACAACTCTCCCAACAAGTAGATGATAATGACTTGAGAGTCAATCCTGTTATGTTATCTTTGAGAATTTGCCATCGCTTAGTAGAATTAGAAAATATTGTATAGATACGCTGGATAACTCCAAAAAATTCTTTTGCTTTACGACAAGACTTTGCCATATCACATAGTGCCAAATTCATACTATGGCAACCACAAGCTGAATAAAAATCTCTTCGGTTTATTTCCAATACTTTTTTTTGTACtcctttattttttttcctttcatatTCGACCTATTATCATATACCTGACCTCTCACATTGTCCACATCAAGGTCAAGACTCATAAATTCCTTCTGTAGAACATCAAACAATCCTAGCCCGGTGGTATCATTCATGTCCAAAAAACCTAAGAAGGATtctacaatgcaaaaagaatctgAAGATGCATCAACATACCTAATTATCAAAGACATTTGTTCTTGGTGGCTTGCGTAAGGAGTACAGTCAAGTATAACTGAGTAGTACTTTGCTTCTTTTACCTTCTCAATGATTTTTGACTTGATTGCAGCAGCGAGAAAATTGATTAACTCATTCTGTATGGAGGGACCAAGATAATGATCATGAATCTTATCACTAGTGACGCGGtaaactgatgtctactatgcaactttattcttgtagactcgtgttgggcctccaagcgtagagttttgtaggatagtagcaattttccctcaagtggatgacctaaggtttatcaatccatgggaggcgtaggatgaagatggtctctctcaaacaaccctgcaatcaaatacaagaaatctcttgtgtccccaacacacccaatacaatggcaaattatataggtgcactagtttggcgaagagatggtgatacaagtgtagtatggatagtagatataggtttttgtaatctgaaatataaaaacagcaaggtagcaagtgataaaacggagcagaaacggtattgcaatgcttgaaaacaaggcctagggttcatactttcactagtgcaatctctcaacaatgctaacataattgaatcatataacaatccctcaacgtgtgacaaagaatcactccaaagttcttatctagcgaagaacataagacgaaattgtttgtagggtacaaaaccacctcaaaattaccctttccgattgatctatcgagctattcctataagtgtcacaaatagcccaagAGTTCGTACGAAAATAACAcaatatgatacacatcaaccaactctaatgtcacctagatactccaatgtcaccacaagtatccatgagttgattatacgatatgcatcaaacaacttcagattcataatattcaatccaacacaaagaacttcaaagaatgcccccagatttctactggagaaagtaggatgaaaacgtgcatcaacccctatgcatagattaccccaatgtcacctccggAGTCCGCGAGTTGAgttccaaaacatacatcaaatgaattaatataataccccattgtcaccatgggtattcatatgcaagacatacatcaagtgttcccaaatccataaaagtattcaatccgataatagtgaaacctcaaaggtaaaaactcaattcctcacaacaagatagagagggagaaacaccgtatgatccaattatattaacaaagcttgcggtacatcaagaccgtgccaaatcaagaacaagagagagagagagagagagagatcaaacacataactactggtacacaccctcagccccgagggtggactactccctcatcatggTGGCTACCAGGATGATGAAGGTGgactccggtgatgatttccccctccggcagggtaccggaacagggtcctgatt
Protein-coding regions in this window:
- the LOC123169674 gene encoding protein RGF1 INDUCIBLE TRANSCRIPTION FACTOR 1; its protein translation is MMMRRVAPPASEDDSSGSGVPGWLEALLGTRFFLACAAHPGSPRNECNMFCIDCRATPAAFCYYCRSHRHTSHRVIQIRRSSYHDVVRVTEVEDVLDIAGVQTYVINSARVLFLNERPQPRGAGAAAGKAAASPYNCEICGRALLDPFRFCSLGCKLVDTKTHGHGHGHGATVVGNVDGGGGSGSEAEAGGSKNGARPQGRRRKGTPHRAPFGS